Below is a window of Gammaproteobacteria bacterium DNA.
GCTGCAAAAGATGGTCGACAGCGAGGCCTCAGACTTGTTCATTACGGCGGGTTTTCCGCCGGCACTGAAAGTCGACGGCCTTGTAAAGCCTGTCGCCAATACGCAGCTTACTGCTGCCCAGAGCGCGTCACTGGTACGTTCGATCATGAACGACAAGCAGAGTAAGGAATTCGATGCCACCAAGGAATGCAATTTCGCCATCAGCCCAAAGCCAATAGGTCGTTTTCGCGTTAACGCCTTCGTACAGCAGGGCATGATGGGCGCGGTACTGCGCCGGATAACCACTGACATCCCCGAGTTTGATCAGCTGTGCCTGCCGCCGATACTCAAGGATGTGGTGATGGGCAAGCGCGGCCTGGTCATTATTGTCGGCGGCACCGGTTCGGGTAAGTCGACCACACTTGCTGCCATGATCGGTCATCGCAATGCCAATTCCCGCGGCCATATCGTCACAATCGAGGACCCGGTGGAATACGTGCATCCGCACCGTGGCTGCGTGATTACGCAGCGCGAAGTGGGCGTCGACACCGAGTCATGGCACATGGCATTGAAAAACACCTTGCGCCAGGCACCCGATGTCATTCTTATCGGCGAAATTCGCGACCGCGACACCATGGAATACGGCGTGCAGTTTGCCGAGACCGGCCACCTCTGTCTCGCTACCCTGCATGCCAACAGCGCGAACCAGGCGCTCGATCGCATCATCAACTTTTTTCCCGAGGAGCGCCGAGACCAGCTGCTGATGGACTTGTCGCTGAACATCAAGGGTTTGATATCGCAGCGACTGATTCCAACGGAAAACGGCCAGGGCCGTATTGCAGCGATGGAAATCATGCTCAACTCGCCACTTATCGCCGACCTGATATTCAAGGGCGACGTCGCGCAAATCAAGGAGGTGATGGCGAAATCAAACCGGCTCGGCATGAAGACCTTTGACCAGGCGCTGTTCGATCTGTACGAGGAAGGCCTCATCGGATACGAAGATGCGCTGCGTAACGCAGACTCGAAGAACGAGCTGCGCTTGCGTATCAAGCTCGAGAGCAAGCGCGAGTTCCAGGCTACGGAAGAAGGTGGCCAGTCGCTGCGTATCATGGACGGCGAGCAGGGCGGTTCGAGCTTCTGATAGCTCGGTAATTACCAGATGAATACAAAACCGCTGTTCAAGCTGATGGTTGAGAAGCAGGCGTCCGACCTATTCTTCACCCCCTATGCGCCGGTGATGGTGAAGATCGAGGGCAAGATCATGCCGGTCAACCAGACCGAATTGAGCCCGAAGATGATCAAGCAGGCCGCGCTGACATTAATGACCGACGACCAGGCCGATGCTTTTGCCCGCGAACTCGAAATCGATTTCGCAATTTCAGAGCCAGGCCTCGGACGTTTTCGCGTCAACGTATTTCACCAGCGCGGTAATCCGGCGATGGTGATGCGTTACATTACCGGTGATTTGCCGCGTCTGGATGAGCTTGGCGTGCCAAAAGTGCTGAAGGACTTATCCCTGCGCAAGCGCGGGCTGATCCTGATGGTAGGCGCAACTGGCTCGGGTAAGTCGACCACGCTCGCGGGCATGATCAACCATCGCAACGAACACACCGCTAATCACATTCTGACGATCGAGGATCCGATCGAGTTTTTGCATCCCAACAAGCAGTCGATCATCAATCAGCGCGAAGTTGGTGTGGACACGATGTCTTACGAACGCGCGCTGAAAAGCGCCATGCGCGAGGCACCCGATGTCATCCTCGTTGGCGAGATTCGCGATC
It encodes the following:
- a CDS encoding PilT/PilU family type 4a pilus ATPase, producing MNTKPLFKLMVEKQASDLFFTPYAPVMVKIEGKIMPVNQTELSPKMIKQAALTLMTDDQADAFARELEIDFAISEPGLGRFRVNVFHQRGNPAMVMRYITGDLPRLDELGVPKVLKDLSLRKRGLILMVGATGSGKSTTLAGMINHRNEHTANHILTIEDPIEFLHPNKQSIINQREVGVDTMSYERALKSAMREAPDVILVGEIRDRETMEASLALAGTGHLAISTLHANNTAETLDRIINMFPHAQHAQILMDLSQYLRAIISQRLISSKDGKRVAAVEVMINTPHIADLVKVGDIAGVKEAHQESNEPGMQTFDDSLYDLYRRGAIELDAALINADSRANLEAKINFA
- a CDS encoding PilT/PilU family type 4a pilus ATPase codes for the protein MERDQAIKLMRELLQKMVDSEASDLFITAGFPPALKVDGLVKPVANTQLTAAQSASLVRSIMNDKQSKEFDATKECNFAISPKPIGRFRVNAFVQQGMMGAVLRRITTDIPEFDQLCLPPILKDVVMGKRGLVIIVGGTGSGKSTTLAAMIGHRNANSRGHIVTIEDPVEYVHPHRGCVITQREVGVDTESWHMALKNTLRQAPDVILIGEIRDRDTMEYGVQFAETGHLCLATLHANSANQALDRIINFFPEERRDQLLMDLSLNIKGLISQRLIPTENGQGRIAAMEIMLNSPLIADLIFKGDVAQIKEVMAKSNRLGMKTFDQALFDLYEEGLIGYEDALRNADSKNELRLRIKLESKREFQATEEGGQSLRIMDGEQGGSSF